A part of Ictalurus furcatus strain D&B chromosome 8, Billie_1.0, whole genome shotgun sequence genomic DNA contains:
- the mbnl3 gene encoding muscleblind-like protein 3 isoform X1, which translates to MAVNVTVGRDTKWLMLEVCREFQRGSCSRSDTECKFAHPSRTCHVENGRVIACFDSLKGRCTRDNCKYLHPPPHLKTQLEINGRNNLIQQKAAAAMLAQQVQFMLPGAQLQPITTFPVSPSLATSQSMALNPYMGHMSPGIGLMPELLPSTPVLVPGSPTGITMGNGNSTQKHVRTDKLEVCREFQRGNCTRGENECRYAHPVEAGMVDGSENSVIVCMDYVKGRCSRDKCKYFHPPAHLQARIKAAQQQQANQSAAATAAAAMALPPGSMQQLPKRQTLEKSNGAAAIFNPSMFHYQQALASMQLQQPAFIPTGSLLCMAPSGGIGLFKPPGPLAEGRWERRDWSSCRPPHSRYLTGPGQTVPMMHGATTSTVSSATTPVTNVPFAESAASNQTLPRY; encoded by the exons ATGGCCGTCAACGTTACTGTAGGCCGGGACACCAAGTGGCTGATGCTAGAGGTGTGTCGCGAGTTCCAGAGAGGCTCGTGCTCACGTTCTGACACCGAGTGCAAGTTTGCTCACCCCTCTCGCACCTGCCATGTGGAGAACGGCCGCGTCATTGCCTGCTTCGACTCCCTCAAG GGCCGCTGCACACGTGATAACTGTAAgtacctgcatccgcctccgcACCTGAAGACGCAGCTAGAAATCAATGGCCGGAACAACCTGATCCAGCAGAAGGCGGCAGCTGCCATGTTGGCTCAGCAGGTGCAGTTCATGCTGCCTGGAGCCCAGCTACAGCCCATA ACCACGTTCCCAGTATCACCCTCGTTGGCCACCAGTCAGAGTATGGCATTAAATCCATACATGGGTCATATGAGCCCTGGCATTGGTCTCATGCCCGAGCTGCTGCCCAGCACCCCCGTGCTGGTCCCGGGGAGCCCCACGGGCATCACCATGGGCAACGGCAACTCCACTCAGAAGCATGTTCGCACAGACAAGCTTGAG GTGTGTCGTGAGTTCCAGCGGGGCAACTGCACACGGGGTGAGAACGAGTGCCGCTACGCTCACCCAGTAGAGGCGGGCATGGTGGACGGCAGCGAGAACTCGGTCATCGTGTGCATGGACTACGTCAAGGGTCGCTGCTCGCGCGACAAGTGCAAGTACTTCCACCCGCCGGCACACCTGCAGGCCAGGATTAAAGCagcgcagcagcagcaggccAACCAGAGTGCAGCtgctacagcagcagcagccatg GCCCTGCCTCCAGGCAGCATGCAGCAGCTACCAAAGAGGCAAACCCTGGAGAAGAGTAACGGCGCTGCGGCCATCTTCAACCCCAGCATGTTCCACTACCAGCAAGCTCTGGCCAGCATGCAACTGCAGCAGCCGGCCTTTATCCCCACAG GTTCCCTGCTCTGCATGGCTCCATCCGGAGGCATCG GGCTTTTCAAACCGCCTGGCCCACTGGCAGAGGGCCGCTGGGAGAGGCGGGATTGGAGCAGCTGCCGGCCCCCCCACAGCCGCTACCTAACAGGGCCTGGACAGACCG
- the mbnl3 gene encoding muscleblind-like protein 3 isoform X3: MAVNVTVGRDTKWLMLEVCREFQRGSCSRSDTECKFAHPSRTCHVENGRVIACFDSLKGRCTRDNCKYLHPPPHLKTQLEINGRNNLIQQKAAAAMLAQQVQFMLPGAQLQPITTFPVSPSLATSQSMALNPYMGHMSPGIGLMPELLPSTPVLVPGSPTGITMGNGNSTQKHVRTDKLEVCREFQRGNCTRGENECRYAHPVEAGMVDGSENSVIVCMDYVKGRCSRDKCKYFHPPAHLQARIKAAQQQQANQSAAATAAAAMALPPGSMQQLPKRQTLEKSNGAAAIFNPSMFHYQQALASMQLQQPAFIPTGLFKPPGPLAEGRWERRDWSSCRPPHSRYLTGPGQTVPMMHGATTSTVSSATTPVTNVPFAESAASNQTLPRY; the protein is encoded by the exons ATGGCCGTCAACGTTACTGTAGGCCGGGACACCAAGTGGCTGATGCTAGAGGTGTGTCGCGAGTTCCAGAGAGGCTCGTGCTCACGTTCTGACACCGAGTGCAAGTTTGCTCACCCCTCTCGCACCTGCCATGTGGAGAACGGCCGCGTCATTGCCTGCTTCGACTCCCTCAAG GGCCGCTGCACACGTGATAACTGTAAgtacctgcatccgcctccgcACCTGAAGACGCAGCTAGAAATCAATGGCCGGAACAACCTGATCCAGCAGAAGGCGGCAGCTGCCATGTTGGCTCAGCAGGTGCAGTTCATGCTGCCTGGAGCCCAGCTACAGCCCATA ACCACGTTCCCAGTATCACCCTCGTTGGCCACCAGTCAGAGTATGGCATTAAATCCATACATGGGTCATATGAGCCCTGGCATTGGTCTCATGCCCGAGCTGCTGCCCAGCACCCCCGTGCTGGTCCCGGGGAGCCCCACGGGCATCACCATGGGCAACGGCAACTCCACTCAGAAGCATGTTCGCACAGACAAGCTTGAG GTGTGTCGTGAGTTCCAGCGGGGCAACTGCACACGGGGTGAGAACGAGTGCCGCTACGCTCACCCAGTAGAGGCGGGCATGGTGGACGGCAGCGAGAACTCGGTCATCGTGTGCATGGACTACGTCAAGGGTCGCTGCTCGCGCGACAAGTGCAAGTACTTCCACCCGCCGGCACACCTGCAGGCCAGGATTAAAGCagcgcagcagcagcaggccAACCAGAGTGCAGCtgctacagcagcagcagccatg GCCCTGCCTCCAGGCAGCATGCAGCAGCTACCAAAGAGGCAAACCCTGGAGAAGAGTAACGGCGCTGCGGCCATCTTCAACCCCAGCATGTTCCACTACCAGCAAGCTCTGGCCAGCATGCAACTGCAGCAGCCGGCCTTTATCCCCACAG GGCTTTTCAAACCGCCTGGCCCACTGGCAGAGGGCCGCTGGGAGAGGCGGGATTGGAGCAGCTGCCGGCCCCCCCACAGCCGCTACCTAACAGGGCCTGGACAGACCG
- the mbnl3 gene encoding muscleblind-like protein 3 isoform X2, with product MAVNVTVGRDTKWLMLEVCREFQRGSCSRSDTECKFAHPSRTCHVENGRVIACFDSLKGRCTRDNCKYLHPPPHLKTQLEINGRNNLIQQKAAAAMLAQQVQFMLPGAQLQPITTFPVSPSLATSQSMALNPYMGHMSPGIGLMPELLPSTPVLVPGSPTGITMGNGNSTQKHVRTDKLEVCREFQRGNCTRGENECRYAHPVEAGMVDGSENSVIVCMDYVKGRCSRDKCKYFHPPAHLQARIKAAQQQQANQSAAATAAAAMALPPGSMQQLPKRQTLEKSNGAAAIFNPSMFHYQQALASMQLQQPAFIPTGSLLCMAPSGGIGLFKPPGPLAEGRWERRDWSSCRPPHSRYLTGPGQTVPMMHGATTSTVSSATTPVTNVPFAESAASNQ from the exons ATGGCCGTCAACGTTACTGTAGGCCGGGACACCAAGTGGCTGATGCTAGAGGTGTGTCGCGAGTTCCAGAGAGGCTCGTGCTCACGTTCTGACACCGAGTGCAAGTTTGCTCACCCCTCTCGCACCTGCCATGTGGAGAACGGCCGCGTCATTGCCTGCTTCGACTCCCTCAAG GGCCGCTGCACACGTGATAACTGTAAgtacctgcatccgcctccgcACCTGAAGACGCAGCTAGAAATCAATGGCCGGAACAACCTGATCCAGCAGAAGGCGGCAGCTGCCATGTTGGCTCAGCAGGTGCAGTTCATGCTGCCTGGAGCCCAGCTACAGCCCATA ACCACGTTCCCAGTATCACCCTCGTTGGCCACCAGTCAGAGTATGGCATTAAATCCATACATGGGTCATATGAGCCCTGGCATTGGTCTCATGCCCGAGCTGCTGCCCAGCACCCCCGTGCTGGTCCCGGGGAGCCCCACGGGCATCACCATGGGCAACGGCAACTCCACTCAGAAGCATGTTCGCACAGACAAGCTTGAG GTGTGTCGTGAGTTCCAGCGGGGCAACTGCACACGGGGTGAGAACGAGTGCCGCTACGCTCACCCAGTAGAGGCGGGCATGGTGGACGGCAGCGAGAACTCGGTCATCGTGTGCATGGACTACGTCAAGGGTCGCTGCTCGCGCGACAAGTGCAAGTACTTCCACCCGCCGGCACACCTGCAGGCCAGGATTAAAGCagcgcagcagcagcaggccAACCAGAGTGCAGCtgctacagcagcagcagccatg GCCCTGCCTCCAGGCAGCATGCAGCAGCTACCAAAGAGGCAAACCCTGGAGAAGAGTAACGGCGCTGCGGCCATCTTCAACCCCAGCATGTTCCACTACCAGCAAGCTCTGGCCAGCATGCAACTGCAGCAGCCGGCCTTTATCCCCACAG GTTCCCTGCTCTGCATGGCTCCATCCGGAGGCATCG GGCTTTTCAAACCGCCTGGCCCACTGGCAGAGGGCCGCTGGGAGAGGCGGGATTGGAGCAGCTGCCGGCCCCCCCACAGCCGCTACCTAACAGGGCCTGGACAGACCG